A genomic region of Halobacillus amylolyticus contains the following coding sequences:
- a CDS encoding DUF3967 domain-containing protein translates to MSDDTQKVTIYNASDVASILNLKLSTLRKYANVLHKAGYRFHKNEKGHRGYFDKDVMVMRRLMETKNHPDMTLEQASNAVMSWVQQNDVSPRDTTDVSPEQRYISYDKFREFQEQQEEQMQQMIDLNKELINRLDQQQEYLDNRLQQRDEQLMNAINQTLETKRQIAASSKQEEEEDESKKPGFFKRLFSKE, encoded by the coding sequence ATGTCAGATGATACACAAAAAGTGACTATTTATAATGCTAGTGATGTAGCTTCGATTCTCAATTTAAAATTATCCACGCTAAGAAAATACGCGAACGTATTACACAAAGCTGGCTATCGTTTTCATAAAAATGAAAAAGGGCATCGAGGTTATTTTGATAAAGATGTTATGGTGATGCGTAGATTGATGGAAACCAAAAACCACCCTGATATGACACTAGAACAGGCATCAAATGCCGTCATGTCATGGGTTCAACAGAATGATGTGTCACCCCGTGACACAACTGATGTATCACCTGAACAGCGTTATATCAGTTACGATAAATTTAGGGAGTTTCAGGAGCAACAGGAAGAGCAAATGCAACAAATGATCGACCTAAATAAAGAATTAATTAACCGTTTGGATCAACAGCAAGAATATCTTGACAATCGATTGCAGCAAAGAGATGAACAGCTTATGAATGCCATTAATCAAACACTTGAAACAAAACGACAAATAGCAGCATCCAGCAAACAAGAAGAGGAAGAGGATGAATCTAAAAAGCCTGGTTTCTTTAAGCGTTTATTTTCAAAGGAATGA
- a CDS encoding ParM/StbA family protein, translating to MKIFAFDVGNGFVKAKSEKRTLIAPSMIAKESALGDSSIAEQFGGEKEYQIFKSPMDEGTSYVWGEGIKEAVEARKLLNTYTHNNRYDSKRFKLLSQFILAELASDFEEDVLKDVVVVTGMPSREIKTSADSQLKEFLTGKHLITRGDMEKVVNVKDVRILEQPLGTLLNLYMTDDAKIHKDLKTSTLSVLDFGAGTTILDTYKNMKRIEDESETYYEGMIDVYKSIANQIRKEHDAKNLDESMIEEGIRNNYTVELSARKKIPFEKEANQAINDFVDTLISKVDRTLASRDHIDQFIVTGGGSQIVAQQFSVDFGEDTLEIVENSQLANVEGYYKFAHAIAKKG from the coding sequence ATGAAGATATTTGCCTTTGATGTTGGAAACGGTTTTGTGAAAGCAAAAAGTGAAAAAAGAACTCTAATCGCACCAAGTATGATTGCAAAGGAAAGTGCTCTCGGTGACAGTTCCATAGCAGAACAGTTCGGAGGCGAAAAGGAATATCAGATCTTCAAGTCACCGATGGATGAAGGTACCTCATATGTGTGGGGCGAGGGTATCAAAGAAGCAGTAGAAGCTCGTAAGCTTCTTAATACTTACACACATAACAACCGTTATGACAGTAAACGATTTAAGCTTTTATCTCAGTTCATACTGGCCGAATTGGCTAGTGATTTTGAAGAAGATGTCTTAAAGGACGTTGTGGTGGTCACCGGCATGCCGTCTCGGGAAATTAAAACCTCAGCTGACAGTCAGCTTAAAGAATTTTTAACAGGGAAACATTTAATTACCCGTGGTGATATGGAGAAAGTCGTAAATGTGAAAGATGTTCGAATTCTGGAACAGCCATTAGGAACGCTGCTCAATCTGTATATGACCGATGATGCTAAAATTCATAAAGACTTGAAAACGAGTACCCTATCAGTATTGGACTTTGGAGCAGGGACAACGATTCTTGATACGTATAAGAACATGAAGCGTATAGAAGATGAATCAGAAACCTATTATGAAGGTATGATTGATGTTTACAAATCCATCGCTAACCAAATACGGAAAGAACATGATGCAAAGAACTTGGATGAATCCATGATTGAGGAAGGTATCCGTAATAATTACACAGTTGAGCTTTCTGCACGAAAGAAGATTCCATTTGAAAAAGAAGCTAATCAAGCAATTAATGACTTTGTTGATACGTTAATATCTAAAGTTGATCGGACGCTTGCTAGTCGAGATCATATTGATCAATTCATTGTGACAGGTGGAGGTTCACAAATTGTTGCTCAACAATTCAGCGTTGATTTTGGGGAAGATACCCTTGAAATTGTTGAAAACAGTCAATTAGCCAATGTGGAAGGATATTATAAATTTGCTCATGCTATAGCAAAGAAAGGATGA